The following coding sequences are from one Portunus trituberculatus isolate SZX2019 chromosome 6, ASM1759143v1, whole genome shotgun sequence window:
- the LOC123517744 gene encoding LYR motif-containing protein 1-like isoform X2, with protein sequence MAEGLRRQVVSVYRHILRAGRRWEALEPAHTQEERQYILTEAQALFRANQHLTDPAAIRERLVEAESRLEIALHYRTPYPRPVNMPPLTITKSWGKRNLQKQKRARPVYVKSLDTEPT encoded by the exons ATGGCCGAGGGGCTGCGGCGACAAGTAGTGTCTGTGTACCGCCACATCCTGCGTGCTGGCCGGCGGTGGGAGGCCCTGGAGCCGGCACACACCCAGGAGGAACGGCAGTACATCCTAACGGAGGCGCAGGCACTGTTCCGAGCCAACCAGCACCTCACAGACCCTGCCGCCATCAGGGAGCGTCTGGTGGAGGCTGAGTCACGGCTtgagattg CCCTGCACTACCGGACACCCTACCCCCGCCCAGTAAACATGCCGCCCCTCACCATCACAAAGTCCTGGGGCAAGAGGAATCTTCAGAAGCAAAAACGTGCTCGCCCTGTCTATGTAAAGTCTCTGGACACTGAGCCAACTTAG
- the LOC123517744 gene encoding LYR motif-containing protein 1-like isoform X1, which yields MGTLKTTRNPDFHKHNTGTPMAEGLRRQVVSVYRHILRAGRRWEALEPAHTQEERQYILTEAQALFRANQHLTDPAAIRERLVEAESRLEIALHYRTPYPRPVNMPPLTITKSWGKRNLQKQKRARPVYVKSLDTEPT from the exons ATGGGCACTTTAAAGACAACACGTAATCCGGATTttcacaaacacaacactg GCACCCCAATGGCCGAGGGGCTGCGGCGACAAGTAGTGTCTGTGTACCGCCACATCCTGCGTGCTGGCCGGCGGTGGGAGGCCCTGGAGCCGGCACACACCCAGGAGGAACGGCAGTACATCCTAACGGAGGCGCAGGCACTGTTCCGAGCCAACCAGCACCTCACAGACCCTGCCGCCATCAGGGAGCGTCTGGTGGAGGCTGAGTCACGGCTtgagattg CCCTGCACTACCGGACACCCTACCCCCGCCCAGTAAACATGCCGCCCCTCACCATCACAAAGTCCTGGGGCAAGAGGAATCTTCAGAAGCAAAAACGTGCTCGCCCTGTCTATGTAAAGTCTCTGGACACTGAGCCAACTTAG